A region of the Cannabis sativa cultivar Pink pepper isolate KNU-18-1 chromosome 3, ASM2916894v1, whole genome shotgun sequence genome:
gttcaagatctctagcccttgattcctttctgtagcaaagcattataaggatctgaacctggatctcttcctCTCCTTCAGGTTTGGTtgccaccgtcttactcactatgattgagtacttgactttctatgtgtgggcacgacactcattcactcaaggttcgaatttGAAGAACAATCAAGGAAGCTGAAATCACTAACGAAGGAAGTCTCTCATTTAGGTTGGTGGAATAGTCCAGTTGACAAtagttggatgagtgagagcatcatattccttttatagtatttaaCCTAGGGCTTAgagctgaattatatggattaataaagaataaaatattgggttaAACAAACTTCATGGGTGTACACTTAAATGGACCAGTTTCAAGTTACAATTTgtccactttatttcaaccccTTAttattcttttcaataatactatatttttcaattcaaaactataaatgccaaaacaatttatttaataattataattaattactaaataaaattgtcatttatgtaatttattaattagaccatacaaagtctcttaattaacaaattgaccccaaaacctttTTTCTTCACAGTTAAGCCCtggcttagtgaaaattcataaataagacatagtctaattttagaattataattgattaattaaaatcaattaactaagtctgcaagccgtattatctcaactagtgaggagaCCATGCgcttatataaccgagctttcaataagtagatctataATTCACCAAGTGAATtcccaacttattaattctgccttgggccactatagatttggaattgaatatcACTCTCAATtttatagaacgctctatatgtaccacgatatagatacgttatgattatccattgttacaatcctaatagtcaaggatcctctatagatgatctatactgaatagggataaatttactgttctacccttcaatttattttattcttaaaacacttagctacctataaataatacttcagtaaactaatataattacagaAATAagacctcaatcatttatctctattcagccaagcttgaaggaaatcatcgtttcactactaaatacttatagaagctatagattccatatctatgatcagcgctccaactcaattgaactatcatgtccttaatctgtatgtcacgagaagatccaattGGTTAACTTTAACGACCAAAttcaagaacataaataatacaactaagattgaacctaaccatataaggattaagatccatagatcTAAGattaaccattgatattgacttagaaagatataacggtaaagtttatgatatcttatccaagttcaatatcggtcccttccaatgtatactccatacatccgatattggtaaacttttccaatgccctggaatggtcataacacttatccaaggtgtaagtataccttatcgctgattatcatgccagtctaaatccagtgaactgataaatcatgggaattaaactttcgaacatataatcatgattatattctactgtgttgatgacactataatcatgaacaaatatatgcatatttatacatgttctggacttaacagaatttatacattaaacataatcattaaataaatcatgtgaaccatgcaacatataatgatttttgatctttattaattagtaaatctaattatattgaaatgagttttatttagggcacaaaacccagcaGCTACCGCATAGAGCTACAAAATAGAAAAGTCAATCATCAGCTAATGGCAGTCACGATTGAAGAAGGAGAGAAGCAGGATGAAGATCTTGATCCACGAATTCAAGACGAACGGAATCAATTGAAACTGATCGAGGAATTAGAAGAGGTTATTTTAGATCCAGGAAGTCCCACAAAgtgtatattcattggaaagaACTTGGATGAACAACTAAAATAGCAACTAATAAATTTTTTGAGGGCAAACCAGGATCAGTTCGCCTAGAGCCACTCAGATATGATATTATATGTCACCACTTGAATGTCGACCCAAACTACCCAGCTAAGAGACAAAAGAGACGACCCTTGGATTCTGAGAGACAAGGGGCACTCACACAGGAAGTGGATAAGTTGTTGATAAAGGACTTCATCCGCGAGGAATTTTATCCCTCGTGGATATCCAACCCTGTCCTTATCCCAAAACCAATGGAACTTAGAGAACTTGTATTAACTTTTCAGACTTAAACAAGGTGTGTTCAAAGAATTGCTTCCCACTACCAAGGATCGACCAATTATTGGATGCAACTCCTGGACATGAGCTTATGTCATTTATGGACGCATAGTCTAGATATAACCAGATTAAAATGCATGTAGGAACACACAAGCTTCTTAACCAACATGGGACTttattgttataaagtcatgccTTTTACTTTGAAGAATGCTGGGGCAACATATCAACAACTAGTGAATGAAATGGTTGTGAGACAGATAGGGAGAAACATGGAGGTCTACGTCGATGATATGTTGGTAAAGTCGATAAAAAGAGGAGATCACACAAAAGACCTCGTGGAGTACTTTGAAATACTGAGAAAGTACAATATGAAACTTAATCCAAAaaagtgttcctttggagtttCCTCAGGAAACTTTATGGAATTCATAGTCAATGCGAGGGGCATTGAAGCAAATCTTGAGAAGATAAAGGCTTTGATAGAGATGCCATCACCAACAAAATCGAATGAAGTTCAGGCCTTAATGGGAAGAATGGAAAATCTTAACAGATTCATTTCAAAGTCAACTGATAAGTGCCTACCATTTTTCAATGTATTGTGAGGCAACAAAAAGTTCGAGTGGACAGAAGAGTGCGATGAGAtctttaaaagaataaaaaggcaCTTGTCAACACATTCAGTTTTGGCGAAACCAATAATTAGAGAAACTTTACTCGCCACTTGGCTATCTCGGAAAATGCGATTAGTGCAGCAATAGTGCAAGAGGAGGGAAAGCACCAACAACTGatttactatgttagtaaaaggttactagggTTAGAATCATGGTATCCCCCTCTTAAAAAACTTGCTTACGCCTAATCCACGCATCTCGCAAATTAAGGCCTTACTTCCAGGAACATTCGATAAAGGTGTTAACTGATCAACCCCtgagacaagttttatcaaaactaGATGCTTCTGGAAGGTTGATAAAATAGTCAATTGAACTGGGGCAGTTTGACATAACTTATCACCCACAAACATccatcaaaggccaagccttggcagatttccTGATAAAAGGGATAACTCCACATGAGAACCCACTTATTCGGCGAGACGCGGACACTTGGAAGTTGTATGTGGATGGAGCATCAAACGAGCATGGTTTGGGTGTGGGGGTGATACTAATTTTGCCATAAGGCTTTAAGTTTCATTATGCATTAACATTTCAATTCAACACTTCAAACAACGATGCTGAATGAAGCCTTGATCGCTAGTTTAAAGTAGCTGAAGTGTTAAAGGTCAAAAATCTTATATGCCATAATGAATCGCAACTAACTGTAAATAAATTCCTTGAGGAATATCAGGCTAAGGacttaaaaatggaaaaataccTAGAGAAAGTTTGGAAGAACTTGgaaaagtttgattatttaagaaTCGAACAAATCCCAAGAGAACAAAATTCTAATGCCGACGCCTTAGCAAAACTGGCCTTGCAGAATGAACTGGATGAACTAAACTTGTTACCGGTAGAAGTGTTAGACGAACCAAGTATATGTAAAAAGGAAGAAGTTGAGATGATATATAGCTCGCCCACTTGGATGACACCCATAGTTAACTATCTTCTCAACGAGAAACTTCCAGCGGACCAAAGCGAGGCACGAAAACTCTTGTATATGGTGCCTCGCTATACGATAGTAGAAGGCAAATTGTATCAAAGGGGCTACTCAATGCCTCTCCTACGGTGTGTCCTCCCCACAGAAGCAAACGAGATCATCAAAGAAATCCACAAGGGCTTCTATGGAGATCATGCAGGTTGGCAAAGCTTGTCCAAAAAGATAATTTgacaaggatattactggccaacaatTAATAAAGACACGCACGaatttgtcaagaaatttgatAAGTATCAAaggttttcacatatacctcgcATACCACTAACGGAACTGAGAATGATGACCTCGCCCTACCCATTTACAATATGGAGGATTAATTTGATTGGGGCACTCCCCACAGGGCAAGGAGGAGCAAAGTAACAGTTGTGGCTATCAATTTCTTCATAAAGTAGACAGAGGTTGAACCTCTAGTTTCCATAACCTACAAGAAATTTCTCGACTTTGTCATCAAAAACATAATTAGAAGGTTTGGAATACCCATTAAGATAGTATCTGATGAAAGAACTCAGTTCGATGGTGAATTATTCACTGAGTTTTGCGAGAGGAACAAGATTATTAAGAGCTTCTCGTTAGTGTCAAGGCCTCAGGAAAATGGACAAGTAGAAGCTGTTAAtaagaccttgaaggatactaTTAAAAAGAAGCTCAATGCTGCAAAAGGCAGATGGGTCGATGAACTACTCCTCGTACTTCGGGCTAACAAAAAAACTGAGAAAATAGCAACTAGGTATACTCCATTCTCGCTGGCATTTGGCTCGGAGGCAATGCTGCCAGTGGAGGTTAATATTGCAACCCATAGACGAGAGTTTTATGATCAAGAAGAAAACTaagaactattgaaattgtcctTGGATCTCCTTAAAGAAAAACGTGTTGAGTCGCAAATCACTAATGTAGCATACCAACACCGagtgacaagatacttcaacaagAAAGGGGAAGAGAGACTTTTCAACGTTGGTGACTTGGTGCTAAGgcgatgtaacaccctaactactaTAGGTATGTTAGCATTATttttaacgtactgtgcagctcgttgctaatcaacgagattaTTGGAAATCGTGAATAATTAGAATTtcacttatttaattaaacataatatattacatttataaaattttgggatcccgtttacaaaatacagttacaaaattttactattcatatacaaaatatttgtcaacTAGCGACTAAACAGCAAAAGCCCTAATGTCTCGAGGATCATACGCACCAGGCCTAACcgctcgacatgtacaatcttcacttgTTCACTCTCACGGCTCCTCAACTTTagctttgcccttacctacacatagcaatagcactgtgagtcgacagactcagtaagaagaGCATAATATAAAAAACATACTAATATCCCAGGTTATAATCAGGAGCCCAAACACCCAAGCATAACCCTAACTAACTCAGGATGTTCTTGACAAAGTATGACTAACCGcgaatccagcctatactcagtactctaatcatactgatgtggtagcagttaactcatactatctgatagcctagcatatattttttggcatctcggtgcatctctatgtacacctcaccgatgccctgatatgctaatctgaGGGCTATAGATTTGCCTATTCTGTCAGCAACTAAGATGTATGCTaaacatgtataaatatatgcataacattatactaatcttaccttgattccgaattcaggtgtgtcggccAACCTGaatggaacaactgctcggcgaattacaggctcctatatcacatcaatcataacataggtaagtgacatgctaaatcactttcagggaacttaaacttgaaactaaaagtttccttatcgatgaataacatggcaataccctaaacatctcaaaaatgggaaaaactagggttcccaaaactgCCCCAACCAGTAGACCGGTTCTCAACTGGAATTCCAGTTCTACGGGGTTTCTTGAGGACCAACTGGAATTCTGATTCCTACAGGTCCCtctgaaccggaatttcggttcagtGAAGGATTCacttaaaaattcataactcaaccaattcCACCCCAAACTCTATGAACCCTTCCAAACCTGCTATTTAGACCTCAAAGAACAATATTAAAGCAATAAAACACTTCTACAAGTTCAGAAACAAAAATGCCATCaaagagccaagcttgagttctaaaactcaaagcttgctcaaacaTCAAACCAGTCGTCACAACAAGCCTAAAACAACATATCTAAGCATAATTTATCCActgaaaaataataacaaacacTAGCAGCAACTATAGCAACCAAAATCTCAAATCATGCAAACTTTCACTTCCTTATAAATCAAGAAACTAAAAAGAAAGCCACAAGAGGCTTACCTTGGGTTGGATTCACTTGAAACTAGCTGAATGCACTTAGAATTGCTGAAGAAAAATCAAACCCTAGCTGGTTCTATGGGTTTCGAAAATGAGAAAGAGTTTAAGAGTGCAAATGTAacttttgataattttcttattttcttgaataaatgagataatagcttaattttattaaaaaatctcAGCcaataaatcataaaaatcatATTAACTTAtcccacaaaaagacaaaacacgACTTGgtaaaaatgaccattttgccccttcataCTAAAAACCACAAAAggtcactaaaggggtattttgggaaattcaaaaataccaaccattcccaacattcccaatgtctaactatatcgccccactatactaaaatactaggATATGATTTTAATAGCCAAACACGTGTTCCAATCTTGCCAAGCACTattcaaaattatgaaatttctatatatgacatattaaatgcattctaaattcaaataaatcaccataaattaataatttagtatTTACAAAcaatttccataattaaaccctaattatctactaatttccaaattaaagctaggcggtctttacaactattcccccttaaaaggattttgtcctcaaaatctaacctgaataactctggatattgggctctcatgtctgattctaactcccaggtggcttcctccaccttgctattaCTCCAGAGTattttgaccaaagctatggtcttactccgaaggactttatcctttttgTCAAGCATCTGTACTGGCTGTTCTTCACAAGACATGTCTTGCTGCAACTCAAGATTTTCATAGCTAAGTACATGAGCAGGGTCTggaacgtattttctcaacatagagacatggaatacgttgtgaactgctgaaagagctggaggcaa
Encoded here:
- the LOC115710695 gene encoding uncharacterized protein LOC115710695 — protein: MEKYLEKVWKNLEKFDYLRIEQIPREQNSNADALAKLALQNELDELNLLPVEVLDEPSICKKEEVEMIYSSPTWMTPIVNYLLNEKLPADQSEARKLLYMVPRYTIVEGKLYQRGYSMPLLRCVLPTEANEIIKEIHKGFYGDHAEVEPLVSITYKKFLDFVIKNIIRRFGIPIKIVSDERTQFDGELFTEFCERNKIIKSFSLVSRPQENGQVEAVNKTLKDTIKKKLNAAKGRWVDELLLVLRANKKTEKIATRYTPFSLAFGSEAMLPVEVNIATHRREFYDQEEN